A genome region from Triticum aestivum cultivar Chinese Spring chromosome 2B, IWGSC CS RefSeq v2.1, whole genome shotgun sequence includes the following:
- the LOC123043790 gene encoding zinc finger CCCH domain-containing protein 10-like has product MELDMYNMVVQADGSVTYQLTDPTTWGAWAHDGHRLWASMSEDFWLYEYKVRRCPQPYSHDWTACPYAHKGERARRRDPRRFNYVAVSCPEYRANAHAHAQLGLAAAGHPPPTCARGLRCRYAHGVFELWLHPSRFRTRKCEAGTRCQRRICFFAHFTHELRGEDPVAAFPATAVPPSTFAMLRTPPRIFQRTPSTPVTRPQVVSTPQLFDDLTLQATPNRLRMLSLYSAITGDDVFSSPVATASAVATAATTMPTLRAPLPANEDGHEEDTKSVHYADDEDSLLNDYPHRDLIMDFMR; this is encoded by the coding sequence ATGGAACTGGACATGTATAACATGGTGGTGCAGGCGGACGGCAGCGTCACATACCAGCTGACCGACCCAACAACGTGGGGCGCGTGGGCACACGATGGGCATCGGCTGTGGGCGTCCATGTCGGAGGATTTCTGGCTGTACGAGTACAAGGTGCGACGGTGCCCGCAGCCGTACAGTCATGACTGGACGGCGTGCCCCTATGCGCACAAGGgcgagcgtgctcgccgccgtgacCCGCGCCGCTTCAACTACGTCGCCGTCTCCTGCCCGGAGTATCGCGCCAATGCGCACGCGCACGCGCAGCTCGGGCTCGCCGCCGCCGGTCACCCGCCGCCGACCTGCGCGCGCGGGCTCAGGTGCCGCTACGCGCACGGCGTCTTCGAGTTGTGGCTGCACCCGTCCCGGTTCCGCACGCGCAAGTGCGAGGCAGGCACGCGCTGCCAACGTCGGATCTGCTTCTTCGCGCACTTCACCCACGAGCTCAGGGGCGAGGACCCGGTCGCCGCCTTCCCTGCCACCGCAGTGCCGCCTTCGACCTTCGCCATGCTGCGGACGCCGCCCCGCATCTTCCAACGCACTCCATCCACTCCTGTGACGCGTCCGCAGGTTGTTTCAACTCCACAGCTGTTCGATGACCTCACCCTACAGGCCACTCCAAACAGGCTTCGCATGCTGAGCCTATACTCTGCCATCACCGGGGACGATGTTTTCTCCTCCCCCGTCgccaccgcctccgccgtcgccactgctgcCACCACCATGCCGACCCTCAGGGCGCCCTTACCGGCAAACGAGGACGGGCATGAGGAGGACACTAAATCCGTGCACTACGCGGATGACGAAGACTCCCTGCTGAACGACTACCCGCACCGAGATCTCATCATGGACTTTATGCGCTAG